The Mangrovimonas cancribranchiae nucleotide sequence GCAAAGGAAAATAAGTCGTTTTCATCGCTACCATAGCCATGAAACATAATAAGCAATGGTGCCTTTTCTTTTAATGTTGAAGGTCTTGTAATATGAAATAAACTCAAAGTTAAGGTGTTTTTTTATTAAACATTTCTAAACCAATCTTGAAACATTTCTCCAAGAACAGGAATAGGTTTTGTTTCTCCTTTAAAGGCATGATATATTCCAAACAACCAGCAAACAAAAGTAATAGTCCAGCAGGCTGTTCCTAACCAACTATTAACATATTTTTCAATAACATTAGAACAAATAAGCATAATAATTAACCCTAACATTTGCCTCATATGATAAGATGTAAAAGGGTTTTTCTTTTCCATGTTCATAACAAAAGCAACAATAAGACCAACAAAGGTAAAATAACTTACTATGGCTAATGTTTTTCCTTCTTGGATGGTTGATTGGTTCATAACAGTATTACGATTTTAATGCGATTTTATTATTTGAAATAATCCCATAAACTTGCCCTTTTAACGTTTGGCCAACGAAAATGCTGTTTTTTGATGTTGATACTATAGCATCATGTTCAAAAATATACTTTTCATTAGGATTAAAAAGTGTTATACAGGCTTTGTTTCCTATATTAATACTGGAGTCTTCAATATTAAAACGTTGCTTACCTCTTGTAAGTACATCTATCGTTTTTTTAGTAGTAAATAATGTATTTAGCGCGCCAAATGCCGACTCTAAACCTATAGTTCCATATAAAGCGTGATCAAATTCAACTTTTTTATGCTCAATATCAATAGGCGTGTGGTCTGATGTTACCATATCTATAGTACCGTCTTTAACACCTTCTATTAACGCATCAATATCTTTTTGTGTTCTTAGTGGCGGCATAACTTTATGGTTAGTGTTGAAACCTTTCAACGTATCGTCTGATAGGAATAAGTTATGAATAGCAACACTACAAGTCACGTTTAATGTTTTCTTTTTGGCTTCACGTATTAAATCAACAGATTTCTCTGTTGATATTGTCGGTATATGAAGTTTACCTTCGGTATATTCCAAAATAAATAAATCTCTAGCAATATGTAAATCTTCGGCTAGATTAGGAATCCCTTTTAAACCAATAGATGTACTTGTAAAGTTCTCATTCATAACACCTAATCCAGCAATGTTTTTTTCAAATGGAAATGACAATACTAGGCCATTAAAACCTTGTGCATATTGTAGTGCTATTTTTAAAATATTTGGGTTTGTAATTGGACTTTTATAGTCACCAAAGGCAATAGCTCCAGCATTTTTCATATCAAACAACTCGGCTAAATCTTTCCCTTTACTAGCTTTTGTTAA carries:
- a CDS encoding dihydroorotase, whose product is MNALIKSATIIDTKSDFHNETVDILIENGTIKKIGKSIKNTANYKEIVLNNLHVSQGWFDSSISFGEPGFEERETIKNGLKTAACSGFTHIALNANTNPIIDNASNVTFLKDKANNNAVTMYPIGALTKASKGKDLAELFDMKNAGAIAFGDYKSPITNPNILKIALQYAQGFNGLVLSFPFEKNIAGLGVMNENFTSTSIGLKGIPNLAEDLHIARDLFILEYTEGKLHIPTISTEKSVDLIREAKKKTLNVTCSVAIHNLFLSDDTLKGFNTNHKVMPPLRTQKDIDALIEGVKDGTIDMVTSDHTPIDIEHKKVEFDHALYGTIGLESAFGALNTLFTTKKTIDVLTRGKQRFNIEDSSINIGNKACITLFNPNEKYIFEHDAIVSTSKNSIFVGQTLKGQVYGIISNNKIALKS